In Acidimicrobiales bacterium, the DNA window TCTCCGCCACGGTGCCCAGCGGAAGCGGTGGCGCGAATGGCTGTTCTGCATGACCTTCTCGCTGCTGTTCCTGAGCCTGGACATCGTGTTCGGCGAGATCGTGTTCGACTGGACCGGCCCTGTCCAACCCATCGTCCCCCTGGCTGCTTTGTACGGCCTGTTCGCCTACGAGGATGCCTACGTCCGGGCCGGCCAGTCCGTCCCCCTCTCGTAGCCGCCGTCCACCGGACCCCTGGAGTACCCATGACCGAGACCCTGTCGGCCTACCCACCCGAGGAGTCCTGGGACCATGTCGAGTCCCTCGACCCCGCCGCCTGGCCCACCAAGGTACGGCGTTCCCACCGCCTCGTGCCCACCACCTGCTTCAACTGCGAGGCCAACTGCGGCCTACTCGCCTGGGTCGACAAGGACACCGGGAAGATCACTAAGTTCGAAGGCAACCCGGTGCATCCGGCCAGCCGAGGCCGCAACTGCGCCAAGGGCCCGGCAACCATCAACCAGGTTGATGACCCGGAGCGGATTCTGCACCCCATGAAACGGGTGGGTGACCGAGGCGAGGGCCTCTGGGAGCAGGTCACCTGGGAACAGGCACTCGCCGAGATCGGCGACCGGATCGGTACCGCCTTTCGCGAGGACCGTCACCACGAGGTGATGTACCACGTAGGTCGAATGGGCGACGACAGCTACATGGAGCGGGTGCTCCACAGCTGGGGGATCGATGGGCATAACAGCCACACCAACATCTGTTCCAGCGGCGCTCGCGTCGGCTACGCCTCGTGGATGGGTTTCGACCGCCCGTCGGCCGACTTCGCCAACGCCAAGGTCATCTTCCTCATCTCGTCGCACCTCGAGGCCGGTCACTACTTCAACCCGCACGCCCAGCGGATCATCGAGGGTCAGCAGAATGGCGCCACGGTGGTCTGCGTGGATCCCCGCCTGTCCAACACGGCAGCCAAGGCCGACCACTGGCTCTCGCCCTGGCCGGGTACCGAGGCGTTCCTCCTGTTGGCCATCGCCCGCCTGTTGCTGCTCGAGAACACCTGGGACGCCAAGTTCTTCGAGCGGTGGGTGAACTGGGAGACGTTCCTCCGGGAGGCCAGGCCCGATCTAGAGCCCACGTTCCCCAACGTGCGCCAGGCTCTCATCGACCAGTACGCCGAGTACACCCCGGCCGAGGCGGCCCGGGTGTGCGGCCTCGAGGAGGGTCAGGTCCTGGAGGTGGCCCGGGTGGTCGGGGACGGTCTCGGCCGGTTCGCCTCGCACACGTGGCGGGCATCTTCGGCCGGCAACGAGGGCGGCTGGATGGTGGCCCGCTGCCTGCAGTTCCTGAACGTGCTGACCGGCTCGGTGGGCACCGAGGGGGGTACCAACGCCAACGGGTGGAACAAGTTCAT includes these proteins:
- a CDS encoding molybdopterin-dependent oxidoreductase, which codes for MTETLSAYPPEESWDHVESLDPAAWPTKVRRSHRLVPTTCFNCEANCGLLAWVDKDTGKITKFEGNPVHPASRGRNCAKGPATINQVDDPERILHPMKRVGDRGEGLWEQVTWEQALAEIGDRIGTAFREDRHHEVMYHVGRMGDDSYMERVLHSWGIDGHNSHTNICSSGARVGYASWMGFDRPSADFANAKVIFLISSHLEAGHYFNPHAQRIIEGQQNGATVVCVDPRLSNTAAKADHWLSPWPGTEAFLLLAIARLLLLENTWDAKFFERWVNWETFLREARPDLEPTFPNVRQALIDQYAEYTPAEAARVCGLEEGQVLEVARVVGDGLGRFASHTWRASSAGNEGGWMVARCLQFLNVLTGSVGTEGGTNANGWNKFIPVTPMHPEPQARWNEMQWPIEYPLTHHELSILLPHFLKAGRGRIDTYFTRVYNPLWTNPDGFTWMEVLRDPDLIGCHVALTPTWNESAWFADYVLPMGVASERHDVASFETHNGRWIGFRQPVARRHRELDGETFERTYEANPGEVWEEQEFWIDLSWHIDPDGSLGIRQQFESREQPGTPLTLDEYYTMLFEGSVPGLPEAAAAEGVTPLEYMRRKGSFALPGDQQQVYEREVSEADLVGSIRDGDGVWRRPGTAGSHDSLDEIIGHMPFIGDGSPAVDIDGQARFGFPTPSKKLEFFSETIRDWGWPEYSMPAFIKSQVHWEDLDMTAGERILVPTFRIPTLIHTRSAN